From the genome of Argentina anserina chromosome 4, drPotAnse1.1, whole genome shotgun sequence, one region includes:
- the LOC126792570 gene encoding uncharacterized protein LOC126792570 isoform X2, with the protein MAFVSTVGRLLFASVFLLSAWQEFDEYGSNGGPAAKFLRPKLDVFSGHLLAHTGVELPKQLEIKHLVAAAIVLKGVGGLLFVFGSSFGAVMLLLHQAIATPILYDFYNYDAEKKEFYELFSKFTQNLALFGSLLFYIGMKMSMPNKQLRKRAPKTKTTS; encoded by the exons ATGGCCTTCGTTTCCACCGTCGGGAGACTCCTCTTCGCCTCCGTCTTCCTTCTCTCTGCTTGGCAAGA GTTTGATGAGTATGGCTCTAATGGTGGACCGGCGGCCAAGTTCTTGAGGCCGAAGCTCGATGTTTTCTCCGGCCATCTGCTGGCTCATACCGGTGTGGAGCTGCCCAAGCAACTCGag ATTAAGCATTTGGTGGCGGCAGCGATTGTGTTGAAGGGTGTTGGAGGTCTGCTATTTGTCTTTGGGAGCTCTTTTGGAGCTGTTATGCTG CTTCTGCATCAGGCTATTGCAACTCCTATATTGTATGACTTCTACAACTATGATGCCGAGAAGAAGGAATTTTATGAACTCTTTTCAAAGTTTACCCAG AATTTGGCTTTGTTTGGGTCTTTGCTGTTCTATATAGGCATGAAGATGTCAATGCCAAATAAACAACTCAGGAAAAGAGCTCCCAAAACGAAAACTACCTCATGA
- the LOC126792570 gene encoding uncharacterized protein LOC126792570 isoform X1: MAFVSTVGRLLFASVFLLSAWQEFDEYGSNGGPAAKFLRPKLDVFSGHLLAHTGVELPKQLEIKHLVAAAIVLKGVGGLLFVFGSSFGAVMLLLHQAIATPILYDFYNYDAEKKEFYELFSKFTQNLALFGALLFFISMKISMPKKQLRKRTPKAKTT; the protein is encoded by the exons ATGGCCTTCGTTTCCACCGTCGGGAGACTCCTCTTCGCCTCCGTCTTCCTTCTCTCTGCTTGGCAAGA GTTTGATGAGTATGGCTCTAATGGTGGACCGGCGGCCAAGTTCTTGAGGCCGAAGCTCGATGTTTTCTCCGGCCATCTGCTGGCTCATACCGGTGTGGAGCTGCCCAAGCAACTCGag ATTAAGCATTTGGTGGCGGCAGCGATTGTGTTGAAGGGTGTTGGAGGTCTGCTATTTGTCTTTGGGAGCTCTTTTGGAGCTGTTATGCTG CTTCTGCATCAGGCTATTGCAACTCCTATATTGTATGACTTCTACAACTATGATGCCGAGAAGAAGGAATTTTATGAACTCTTTTCAAAGTTTACCCAG AATTTGGCATTGTTTGGGGCTCTGCTCTTTTTCATAAGCATGAAGATATCAATGCCAAAGAAGCAGCTCAGGAAAAGAACTCCCAAAGCGAAAACTACATGA
- the LOC126792555 gene encoding 1-aminocyclopropane-1-carboxylate oxidase homolog 1-like, which translates to MVATNRNEVPTNYDRKNELKSFDDTKEGVKGLVDAGITEILQIFYHPPDDSVNNTSDTEETQFSIPVIDLKGIWDPTKRKEIVADVAEASESWGFFQIVNHGIPVDVLEEIKDGVRGFFEQDTEVKKQFYTRENLSSPFVYNSNFDLYSAPVTNWRDTFTCYMTPTPKAEDLPEVCRAILFEYSNQVMKLGKLLLELLSEALGLKPSHLNDIDCGEGLLVIGHYYPACPQPELTIGTSKHADNTFITVLLQDNIGGLQVLHHEKWIDVLPVPGALVVNIGDFLQLISNDKFKSVEHRILANHRGPRISVAGFFSTGLLPLTKLYGPVKELLSEDNPPKYRETTLRDYNAYYRGKGLDGRSALSYFKLC; encoded by the exons ATGGTAGCTACCAACAGAAATGAGGTTCCAACCAACTACGATAGAAAAAATGAACTGAAGTCTTTTGATGACACAAAGGAAGGTGTTAAAGGCCTTGTTGATGCCGGCATAACCGAGATTCTTCAGATCTTTTATCATCCACCTGATGACTCCGTCAACAATACCTCTGATACAGAAGAAACTCAGTTTAGTATTCCAGTCATAGACCTCAAGGGAATCTGGGATCCAACTAAACGAAAGGAAATCGTTGCGGATGTTGCAGAAGCATCAGAGTCTTGGGGGTTTTTTCAAATTGTCAATCATGGGATACCTGTTGATGTGCTTGAGGAGATAAAGGATGGGGTACGTGGGTTTTTTGAGCAGGATACTGAAGTGAAGAAACAGTTTTATACTCGTGAAAACTTGAGTAGTCCATTCGTCTACAACAGCAACTTTGATTTGTATAGTGCACCAGTGACTAATTGGAGGGATACTTTTACGTGTTATATGACTCCTACTCCTAAGGCAGAGGACTTGCCAGAAGTATGCAG AGCAATACTATTCGAATACTCAAATCAAGTAATGAAGTTGGGGAAGCTATTGCTTGAGTTGTTGTCTGAGGCTCTTGGGCTAAAGCCAAGTCACTTGAATGACATAGATTGTGGTGAGGGGCTTCTTGTTATAGGTCATTACTATCCTGCTTGTCCACAACCAGAATTAACAATAGGAACAAGCAAGCATGCAGATAATACATTCATCACTGTTCTTCTGCAAGATAATATTGGAGGCCTTCAAGTCCTTCATCATGAAAAATGGATTGATGTGCTCCCTGTGCCAGGTGCCCTAGTGGTTAACATTGGAGACTTTCTTCAG CTAATATCCAATGACAAATTCAAGAGTGTAGAACATAGGATACTGGCAAACCATAGAGGTCCCAGAATATCTGTTGCGGGTTTTTTCAGCACTGGATTGCTGCCATTGACAAAGCTGTATGGACCAGTTAAGGAGCTATTATCGGAAGACAATCCTCCAAAGTACAGGGAGACCACTTTAAGGGACTATAATGCATACTACAGAGGTAAAGGCCTTGATGGGAGATCTGCCTTGTCTTATTTTAAGCTCTGTTAG